A segment of the Pseudopipra pipra isolate bDixPip1 unplaced genomic scaffold, bDixPip1.hap1 HAP1_SCAFFOLD_175, whole genome shotgun sequence genome:
AGCCCAAGGCTAAGACTGGATCCAGCCACActcaggctcctctctgagaaggaatttagaaagcaagggaatCCCTTCTGTACCTcgtgactcaacagcagggcttctttaataactttgtctaagccttccactcccacccGTGACAGCACGGCGCCCACAACACGAACCCTGCAGTCCAGTCGCTCCAGTCGCTCCGTTGTCAGCACTATTGACACGTGGGCTGCTCAGTGCCCTGGTCCTCCTCCAGTTGCTGCACTCACACCCCCATGCTCACGAGCCCTTGCAGAGAGAATTGGCTCACACAGGAGTTAGAAGTTAAGTTTAATGAGAAGACAGAACAGACTGCACTGGTTGGGGTCCTCCCCTCAACTTCCCTCAAGTCCTGTGTTATCCAAAACTGCTCTTCCCCTGCATCCCATCATGTGTCCTACACTCCAAGGCAACAATCCCCCTAGTATAATGGGGATCTGCTCTCAGTGACTGAGGGGTTTCAGACCTGGACAACAGGGCTGATGGctctcccagggcagccctggaaaGAGCTGGGACATGGTGTCCATTTCCCAGAGTCTGTCATTTGGGTTGTCACTTGCCACTGTTCCTCTGTGCCCTCTCTGTTTGGAGATGGATTCTTGGAGAGCTGATGGCCCTGCAGTGatggagcagccagggcagagcatTAACTGAGTTACTCCTCCTCCCACTGTTAGTGccctgtctgtgtgtgcagatgAGCTTCTTATCCCTTAACCTGACACAAGCTGACAAGAGCACAAATCTCCTGAGGCATCCGTGTTTGGAGGTCACACACATATGCCCTGCTATTGTTTAACAGATGAGAGCAGATCCTTGGAATTTATGTCCAGAAATGCATCATGATTAGGGGAAAAGCTTTGTTATTGTACTGGCAATGGATTTGTTCAGTGCCAGTATCACAGCCTTGTTCCtaaggctgtagatgaagggatTTAAGAATGGGTACAGGACTGTGTTCAGCAAAGCTACAATTCTGTTGGTCTTCAAGGAAACATCTGCTGAAGGACACATGTAGAGAGCAATGCAGCTCCCATATACAATGGATAAGGTGATGAGATGGGAAGAGCAGGTGGTAAAAGCTTTCTTCCTCCCAGAGGCTGCTGGAAGCTGCAGGATACAGAAAAGGATGCACATGTAAAATGCCAGAGTTAAACATAAGGAACCCAACACGACACACGATAAGAAAACAGAGTCTATTTTCCAAAGCAGGCTGGTGTCAGAGCAGGACAGTTTGAATAAGGGGGAGTTGTCACAAAGGAAATGGGGGATCCTGTTGGAGCCACAGAAGGACAGCTGAGAGAGGAAGAGCAGGCGGTAGCTCAGGAGGGTGAAGCCGATGAGCCAGGCAGCAACAaccaggcagaggcagagctgaggctCCATGGTGGCAGCGTAGTGCAGGGGGTGGCAGATGGCAACCCAGCGGTCAAAGGACATGACAACAAGCAGGACAAACTCTGTGCAGCCCAGGGCGAAATAGAAATAGGATTGGgcaaagcagctgctcagcgagatggTTTTCTGATCAGAACTCAGGATGGCAAACAATTTAATGCTGGTGGAGGATGTAAACCAGATTTCCAGGAACGCCAGGTTGCTAATGAAAAAGTACATGGGGGTTTGCAGGTGGTGATCCACACACACGAGGAAAATGATGGTTGCATTCCCTGTCACTGTTGTCAGGTACATGAGCAGAAGGATCACAGAGAGAAACAGCTGCAGGCTTTGATCAAGCCCTGGGAAACCCTCTAGGATGAACTCAGTAACTGCTGTTTCATTTGCTGCTCCCATGCTGAATTTCAGTTCATCCTGCCGGGACAGGAACATGGCAAAACCAAGTGTGATAATTTCACAGGCTGGACAAAATGTtctgtccttccctctctgctcctttcaTTTCCTGCACTCTTCCTGTACAGCACAGAGATCGTCCTTCAAGCAATTCTCACAccctgatttttctgtttcacatttcACTCAGAGTCCTCAGAGATTTTGTTGTCTTATTTCTACTTTGCCAAATACTCACAAAGAATTCTTTCACCAGAACAGAGGATTCTGAAGAGGCTGTTGGCTATTTCACCCCATTCCTGGGAAATTCCAAGCTCACTCAGACCTCTGGCAAACATCTGTCCCACCTATGTGCCAAAAGCCTCTCTTCTACTGCACAGATGCTAAACCATGAAATCACATCCACTCTGCATGTTTAAAGCTCTTGTTTCTacttttcagtgtttgccttttgcACTGGGGATCCCTGAGAATCTGTTGATTCCAAAATAAGCAATATCAAGTATTTTGCAATCCCCTGCTTTCTGCCACAGCTTCTTACTCTCTGGTTCTTCAGGAaaagagaggggagggcagAATAGGGACCAAGTATAACTTGTCTTTTCAGTACTCTAAATAATGACCAAAATTTATCATGTATCCACACAGTGTGTCACAGAGTCCCACCTCACACCCGTCTGCACAAAAAGGCACTTGTTGCCATACAGTTGCTCGTTGCTATTGCTCTCAAATGTTCCAACCCAAATGCAGAGCAAGAGAACAGTGCCAGGAAGAGATTTGTAACCTTTCCTTTGCCTGCCAGTTTTACACTGGGAGAACCCAgcctccagagccttctcttgtcTCCACTGACTACAGAGGGAGCCTGGAGAAAACAAGTTCCCATAAGGGCCTGCAGTGGAGCAGATGAAACTCATTATTCCAGTCTCAAATCTCCGATTAATTAAGTTGTtatgcttttaaatgaaaattcacaGTTCACAGAAAGAAGCATGAGAAAAAATGTGCAATAAAGACTGGCATTCTTCCTTTCatcttttgattttgtttttaggcagagaggagcagagcacatGGCTCCAAAAAGAGGGTGATTTGAAATGCCAGGGGGAGAAGAGGGGATGGTGGGTTTGAAGCAATGAAACAAAGCTGTGTTGATGTGCAGCCAGAGCACTGAAGTCATTAGTCCCCTGAGTGGTCCCAGCTCATTGTCCACATAGATGAGAGGAGAGACTGGTCTGAGAGAGCCCATCAGCTTGAAACTAAGTGATTGAATTCAGTCAAGACCcttaaaaattaacaaactCCAAAAGGAGCAACAATTTTGAGTCCCCTTCCAAATCAGCTGTTGGACTGAATTGTGTGGGACCTGTCCAGGGACACCCTCCAGGGAAGTCCAGGCAGTCCTAGAGATGGGCAgatcctgctgtgcccaggcctTTTCTTGGGCATAAATGTAGCGATTGCCGTCCTGGGGGGAGAATCTGACGGCTTCAGAGATCCCTGTAGAGCTTCTGCTGCACAGCTGAGTAAACCTGAATAAATTGGAAGATGCTTACACATGCCAGAGGGGGCGTGCAGGACCACAGGTCAGGTGGATTATAAGAATTAATCAGAACAGTGGTGACCAAAGTCACACCTGATCCAACTGAAGACACTGGTGCAAGGACCATTGCAAAGGAAACTCTTCCAATCTGAGTTATCCCACAATTCAAGCAATCTTTTCCTTGAGAGCTCGTCAAAaatagagaggaagaaaaaaaaagcgaGGAAGAAGTAGAGATATAAAATGTGCTAATACCAACTGAGAAGAACCTCTGAGCAATGTTTCACCACTCAAACTGTTGGTAGAAAATGTGTTTGGGAAATGACTGCATAAAGAACATTCATGAATCTGGGAAGGAAGACTTCTCCAGAGAGTACATCGAAGTCTTCATGTCAGAGGGTTCCACTATTTCCTAAAATTTACATTCAGGGCTTGAGTCAGCTGTTTGCAGAGAGGCCACCAGTGGCTCCAGCATTCTCTGGGGTAGCTGAAGCCCTCATGTGGGACTGGGAAAAGTGTCCCAGGACCTACGGGAGCTCTTTTGGAGCACGAGCTGGAAGGCCTGAGCTGAGGCAGGTACCTCAGGAGCGGTGCAGGACTGCTGGGTGCACTGGGCAGGGACCAGCAGCCCAGGAGCTCATTGTCCTTCTGGATGCCAGGTCACTTCTGTCACAGGAACTGAGTAGCCTCCAGCTGATTTGTGGGAAGGCAAAGAGTCAGAAGTCATGAATGTCATCAGAAAGCTGCTCCCAACATGATGGCAGATTTGGGAAGGTCAAGGGGAACGGGGACAAGGGAGATGGGAGACTTGGCAAGGGAATAATGCTTGGTCAAGAGAGATGAAAGATTTGAACAGAGAAGGGCTGTTGGGAGATGTGATGGTCAGAGGTGTCTTGGGCACAGCAACCAtgaaatgatggagttttcagTTCTGGGTGAAGTAAGGAAGGGGTCAATAAAACCTCTACCTTGGACTTCTGGAGGGTGGACTTTGGCCTGTTCAGGACACTGAAATGGTTGAGACAGCCTCCTGGAAAACAGTCCTTAATAACAAAGaggtccaggaaggctggacataCTCTAAGAAGGAAATCTtgaaggcacaggagcagcctGTCCATGTGTGCTGCAAGATGAGCCAGCAGGGAAGACAACTGgcctggctgagcagggaatttttctgggtctgggggggaaaaaaagggtttatgacctttggaagaaggggcaggcagCTCAGGAAGAGTACAAGGATGTTGTTAGGCCAtgtagagagaaaattagaaaggtAAAAGGTCAGCTAGAACTCAATCTGGCTACTTCTGTAAAGGGTAATAAAAAGGGTTTATATAATACATCATCAACAAAAGGAGGGCACAggaaaatctccatcctttattggaCACCAGGGGGAACATTGTCaccaaggatgaggaaaaggccaAGGCatttaatgccttctttgcctcagtctttaacagAAAGGCCTGTTATCCTCAGGACAAccagccccctgagctggtagacaaggacagggagcagaatggACCctctgtaatccaggaggaagcagCTGGTGATCTGCTGAGCCACTGAGACACTCccaagtctatgggaccagaaGGGATTCATCCaagggagctgagggagctggagggagagcTCAGCAGAAACCCTCCATCATTTACcatcagtcctggctcactAGGGAGGACCCGATGAGTGGAGGGGCTCATGTGATGCCCATCCacaagaagggctggaaggaggattgaaacaggagccaggactggaagagttaactgagatatcttggcctgctaagaaacccAATACCTGTTTTGCTGGAAGAACATTTTCAGAGAAATGTAGCAGGGGACtcttgtataacaaggaatgattgatgctcctcgtgcgatgTTGTGGACAAAGAGAATTTATTCAAACTCACGCgctcttttatccttacataccatgtgactttcttaaccaaccagtttactaactctggggcatgctcctggggctctgtacctgggcacatcctctgtgcccctcagacacgcccctacacatcccctcttttaattatattaagaagtcacaaaaacaatatgaacaaaaatgtaaacaacaatgcaaacaacaattttaacaatcagaacattataaaactactaagctctgcagtgacccagCACATTGCTTTGCTCAGATTCTtaactctaatgtaaacctttttaaaaccttcttatattcctatagggtagtgcaacttggataattactttattaacttggggcttatcttaactgtgtataaacttataacttttttaatctgagggttttttaataactggggatttcaaactttatttaagaacagggtaatcttagcaaactacaatttcttaaaagcgacctgtggctgaggtaatgttatttgtgaggtgtttgtttcttattatttgaccagtcacacaactattttcattcacacactcatatcatacatcggtggccaccgcacactgcacacacatgaacacacacacacacacattccagagatcGCTTTTCACCACAttggtcatttcctaatgtaaacttgcaaacataacataactcttttccaaacttctgcgttgctctggttcctgctgctgtgg
Coding sequences within it:
- the LOC135408088 gene encoding olfactory receptor 6C3-like yields the protein MFLSRQDELKFSMGAANETAVTEFILEGFPGLDQSLQLFLSVILLLMYLTTVTGNATIIFLVCVDHHLQTPMYFFISNLAFLEIWFTSSTSIKLFAILSSDQKTISLSSCFAQSYFYFALGCTEFVLLVVMSFDRWVAICHPLHYAATMEPQLCLCLVVAAWLIGFTLLSYRLLFLSQLSFCGSNRIPHFLCDNSPLFKLSCSDTSLLWKIDSVFLSCVVLGSLCLTLAFYMCILFCILQLPAASGRKKAFTTCSSHLITLSIVYGSCIALYMCPSADVSLKTNRIVALLNTVLYPFLNPFIYSLRNKAVILALNKSIASTITKLFP